CGCCGTCGTGGACGAGCGTCACGTCCGCGCCGCGGACGTAGCAGGCCTTCGCCACCGCCCGTCCGGTGCGTCCCGAGGCCCGGTTCGAGAGCACGCGAACCGGATCGACCGCCTCGGTCGTCGCACCGCTGGTCACGACGACGCGCTTCCCGGCGAGCGGTCGTATGCCCACCGCCCGCGCGACGTCGAGCACCATCGCCCCCTCGGTCGCGATCTTGGCCTTCCCCTCCTCGATCCGCGGCTCGACGAACGCGACGTCCCACGACTCCAGGCGCTCGATCGCCTCCAGGACGCCCGGATGGTCGTACATGGGTTCGTGCATCGCCGGGGCGACGACGACTGGCACGTCGGCCCCGAGCGCCGTCGTCGCCGTCGTGGTCACAGGGGTGTCGTCCACGGCGGCGGCGACCTTCCCAATCGTGTTCGCGGTCGAGGGGGCGAGCAAGAGGACGTCGGCCCAGCCGTCGTAGCCGCACAGCTCGACGTGTTCGACCGAGCCGGTGATCTCGGTGACGACCGGGTTCTCGGTCGCGAACTCCAGCGACCACGGGTGGATGATCCCCCGTGCAGCGTCCGTCATCACGGCCCGAACCTCGGCGCCCTGCCGCCGGAGTTCGTGGGCCAACTCGACCGTCTTGACCGCCGCGATGGAACCCGACACGCCCAAGGCGACGTTTGTGCCCGCGAGCATCGATGGGGG
This genomic window from Natronomonas salsuginis contains:
- the coaBC gene encoding bifunctional phosphopantothenoylcysteine decarboxylase/phosphopantothenate--cysteine ligase CoaBC; this encodes MLAGTNVALGVSGSIAAVKTVELAHELRRQGAEVRAVMTDAARGIIHPWSLEFATENPVVTEITGSVEHVELCGYDGWADVLLLAPSTANTIGKVAAAVDDTPVTTTATTALGADVPVVVAPAMHEPMYDHPGVLEAIERLESWDVAFVEPRIEEGKAKIATEGAMVLDVARAVGIRPLAGKRVVVTSGATTEAVDPVRVLSNRASGRTGRAVAKACYVRGADVTLVHDGAAVPYADTIAVESATEMLDAVRSAVEDGADALVSAAAIGDYTVDTAAEKIRSGRELTLDLEPTPKLIDTIRTEHPELPIVGFKLETSGDDAMIEQARKTLDRAELTFVVANDASVMGSDRTRVLFVSADDVAEHEGDKEAIGERIADALADELA